The genomic segment GTGTAAAAGTTGCTGGTTAAACGACAACAGTCTGGTgactaagaaagaaaaaaagaaaaagtgaaaaaacGAAATCATTATCGGACTTTTATCTGTTTCGGCTATAGGCTACATGTTTCATTAAGCAGCAAAGCATCCACCTTAGCTGTTTCTGTACGTGTTAATTGAAATAATGCAACCGGCAGCGTTTCTCCTTGATTTATTTTGTACGACGAGGCTTAGCTACagtagttattttaattttattttaatgaaggcAATTAAGCTATTAACTAATTGGCTATAACAATTCTGAAAAGCACAGCTAAAGCATTTCATAAAACACACCTGGAGGGAAATTGGCTCAAATTCGTGAGCCCGAGCAGTAAAGCAAATGGCTGAGCAGAATTTTTTATGCTTTCAGATGCATTTTGATAATCATTGGTTTCGCGTGTGTTCCCTGctttttacatattaaatatgattGTTTATTCACAAATATCCCATTGTGTTGTTAGGTCCTCGCTTTGAGCGCCTGGCCTATTTCATAGAGTAATTAAATACGCCGCGAGCTATCACTGCAACAGAGCTATTCAAGACCGGACAATATTTCAACCTGTccataatgaaattaaaatagtTACAACTTCGATTTTTGCATGATTTTCGAGACATTTTAGAGAAGGGCGTGTGTATTACATTCAATAATGCGAGGTGCGGCCCATTGCCACATTCATCATCCCATTACTGTGCCCAATCCAGGTACGAAACGTGAAGGGGAAAATGAATTACCGACGTTAAAGTCGTCAATAAAGTCATTTCAGAAAATGGTGTCTCGGATGACTCCGGCATTATTCAACGGGCTTTATCAGCACTGGGGAAATTACGTCGCCTCTACACCTCGTGTAATACGGCCCTGCTTACCTTGATAAAGCGCCCTGCCAGCTGCTAGTGACAGTGCTTTTGACCGGCTTTTATTCAGTCGCTAGTGATGAACGCCAAGCTGATCAGGCGGAATGGGCGCTAATTAAAACCTATAAATTATCTTTTGCAGCTCCTCTCAAGACGTCGCATGCAGCCGAGATAAGAGCTGGAGTGCTAATTTACCGCCTGAAAAGGAGCGTGCCTCACAATGGCTACTTGGCTCAAATAGCATATTGATAGTGTCCTAATTAGAAATTTATTAAGTACCCACTCGAGCTTTTCGAATAAAGATTTCATCCCAGTCTGTTTTATATGAATAAATGCTGCATGTAGGCTACTAAAATTCCATGTCTGTGCTAATTATTATTCTAAATGTTTTGTGTGCGTTCTTTCTTCGTTTTCCGGCGTAACGCATCCAGGGCTATTAATTTGAGTTCTTTGCTCACATTTTTAAGACATTTACTTATTAACACGTCCTTGTCCTGTTTTTGATCCTGTGATTTGTAGCTACGTTTGCTgcaccatttttatttatttatttattttattttgtgctgaTGTGGTCATACATGTGTTAAACAGTTTTTAGGGACAAAGGTTTTCATGCAAACGGATTGTTTGCTTTTACTCaaaagtaaatattatttaacttgGCTGAATTAACCTGGCCAGAaagtttgtttaattaaaatataggtCAGGTAGAAATATTAGCCTACTTAAGGTAATAATTAGCCTATACATACTTTCACAATTATCACTTTTAACAGTGTAGCTATACTCTGCggtaaatacatttcaaatgctGAGAATAACGATAATGCGgtctagtctatttttttttattgcagttatTAGGTTAAGCTATACCTTACATGTTATTATAAAATATCCCGGATATATTGTGGTAGATTCAGTTTATTGGCCTTAATTTCATTGCTTGATAACCTTGTCCCATAGAATGATAATTCCATATGATGAAGGCTCACTCCGTCGCCTATCGCCTACCTCCACTACTAACagactaaaaaaaatgtaatagcaATCGCGATGTTATTAGTGACTAGTTTTTGCACACACAAAAATGCGACTGAAATAATGAATTATCTTGCTGCACCATCGGaccttttttctttcaaaagccAATGCCGATCCAGAAACATCCAGTCCCGATTAGAGTGGATTTAATGTTCGCCAGATTATTTGGTCTTGGAAATCCATCCGTTCCTTATTTGCATAAGATTTTAAAAGTCTATTGGATGTTCTCTGCTTGTGACACCAAGGATGTTGGTACCCCATTGGTCCATTGCACGTGTGTCTTGCTCACGTGCTTCCGGTTAAGGAAAAAAGTATGAGAGGGGCACAGTGATTTTAGGAAGAGTTTGTTAAGCGCGAGCTGTCACACGGGGCAGCGAGTCAGGGACTGCGGAGCATCGCGCGATGTATTGTCTGACATGAACAACGGGTGTGTTCTGACACTCGAAACGCTTTGATCGCGGAAAGCATTCCGATGCTATGACAGTCGCTCCTCTTAAGGTATTTCGTTTACCTTTATTTTAACACTATAGACTGCATTCTTGTTTGTTGCTATACGGATACTGCTCTTTGCAACAAGTGgaattttgttgtgcaaaccacGATCCAGCTGTCATGGAGGAGCAAAAGGATCAAAATAGTCGTGATTCGACTGAGTCTGACAGCGCCTCGCTCTCACCCAATATACCATCTCCTCCGATTTTACCTCACCAAGCTGCGCAGCAAGCCCACAGAACAACGAACTTTTTCATCGACAATATTCTAAGGCCAGATTTCGGCTGCAAGAAAGATCTTGGGAGTAGGGATCGGGCGCAAACCTCGGGTAGGGAGAATGTTAACCCCATGGCGATAAGGCCGTCGCATAATAGCAGCCTTTGCCAGGATTCAAACTGCAGTAGTGACAGCACTTCTTCGTCCTCGTCTTCTTCGCCATCTTCAAAGCAAACCTCTGCAAAGCTCGTAGAGGGAAATGGGACTACCTCAGCAAGGTACGGGGAGAATACGACGTCGATAATGGTGGTGAACGCTAACGGGGGAACTTCGCAAGCGAAAGAATCACAGCCTTTAATGTGGCCCGCGTGGGTGTACTGCACCAGGTACTCGGACAGACCCTCATCTGGTAAGGCACTAGTTTCTTAATTGCACTATGATTCACAAACAGCGAGTGACGCTGCGCGCGTCAAACATTTTTGAGGGCGCactgttgattttaattttatatttgtttatttttttaatcactggGTAGCTAcattaagttttagtcatttctCTCGTTTTACGCAGCGTCTGCAGTTATCGCATAAATTCAGCTGATGAGCGAAGTATTGACACTTAGGCCGCAAACcaaagtaaaaacattttgttcACTTGAGCCGTTTCTGGAGAAAAACGGAAATGCAAAATATGTTCATTGTGGCGTCAAAATTCTAATTCTGGTTGCCCTCTAAATTTCTAGGATAattctatacaaaataattaatgtagCCTTCTATAACACCAACTAGCTTACCATCAATAGAAATGGGGAATACTAGGCTACGTAACTGTGCTAATGTGAAAAATATAGATCATATTTATAgattaatatttagaataatagtaattttttcaaatatttttctatCCAGTTTCTCAGCGTAGGCTTTTGTTATTGTTGTAATGAATCTTTTTACTGTACCTAGCATTTCATTTATCTTAGTCTATGATTTGTATGTGTTAatctaaaaatatttgtgtttataaTGTCAGTATAAATAGCTTAAACTTAATGAAGGAAAGAAAATAAGAAGTGTCGCGATATAAGGCATAATCAACGTTTAGTGGCGTTCTTCTTTAAATTAAGGATGTCCTAGCTGCTAACTTTAGGCTATTTGTAGTTAAATTGTTTTATTCCATAGATATTTAACAGTTAGGATATTTCTTTTGTGACAAACCAGTTAAGGGTCAGCCGAAAGGCTAGATTTTCCTGAATGTTATAACTCTTCTTACGTAAGTCACATTGTGTGCACTATTTCTACCTGCTCAGACCCGCAAACTCAATGTAATCATTTAGATgtcaataattttaaataatctaCTTGACTTGAATAAAGCCGGTTCATTTGGCGGTTATCACATGAAGTAGTCTACATTTTCTGACAAAACATTTTACAGTGCATACCTGACATAAAGTCAGCTGGGCTGTGGGAAAAGAGGTTCTGATTGACTTCGCTGATTGACTAACTGATTGAGCTATCAGACACTGGACTTTCACAGACGGCAAGCAGAATTTCGATCATCCGAGTGCAGTTTCCTGAAGGAAAGACGTAGGGTTCTGTTCAGTTGTTGATTGGTAATGCAGAAAAACGTTTTCTTGACATGCGTGTAATACCACATGTGTGGTGATAGGTTTGCCTTGCATTATGCTGTTAACAGGTCTTTTTTTATTGCACCTTTTGCATGTATGGGTTTGCAAATAGGAACTGCATTATTCACGGACATATTAaaggtaaatgaataaatacatatttgcaGAACAATAACAGTTGTTGCAACTGAGCAAAACGAAGGCCTACACATGCAATATTAATGTcgatatgtaaaaatataatttcggCTCATTTTATGTAAACACTTTTGCAATTAACTGCTCGTGTGCAGAGGATATTTTATGTACATTCCCTGTCTTTCAATTATATTTGACACACTGGTTTGTATTTTAAAacgttttattaatttgaaattcATGTAAAAATAACAGTTTATTACCCAATCGCTTGACTGTTTTATAAAGAGAGAAgccacagaacaacaacaaaaaactgattAACCTATCGATTTTCTTTTTCTATGTGAGTGACAATATATGGTGATTTCGAAATTAAGAACTCTTTATGCCATTATTGTGGTTACTGATTACTGTTTACTATTACTGATTTGTCGACAAGTTGTCATTTTGTCTATGATGCTTGCAATAATAGCTAGGCTATTGCCTACTAGCCCCAAAAATGTAGCTAATGTAGCCAACAGAAGCCATTATTGGAGATAATGTTGGTTTATATGGTTCTTTTTCACTCTGTGAATTCAATGCAAACTAaaatttcagaaaataatgaataGCTTTAGTAAGAATAAGAAGACTCGCATAAAGCCTCGTTCGGCTTTCCCGCTATTTTCACCGGATGTAAGCGCTATAGTGACAATCGAGGGCTGAGGCCTACTTTCAAGGTTAGGCTACTGTGCAGATCTACATATGAATTGCCTATGATTAAATAACTTATGCATTTTAAAGTTCGCTAAGCTATTTGCGTTTTCTATCTATTATTTCAGCAGCAGTTGTGTTTCCTGGCCTTCTTGGCAATTACACATGCACATGTCAGCTAAGGTCATTCGTTTTACATAGATTACAAACACTCATTGTGATGTTTCACTGCAAACACCTATTGTTTAATGCAATATTAGAGAGACAGCGCTGTCGGATAATGAACTGCAGTATGAATTCGTTGAAGAGAGTGCAGTTGAAATAGCTCTTCCAATAGCTCCGGCAGTGTCAGTGTTAACACCGCATCAGTGTTTCACTTACCTGCCACATTGTCCGTCAGTCAAGGGTG from the Carassius carassius chromosome 7, fCarCar2.1, whole genome shotgun sequence genome contains:
- the LOC132143403 gene encoding homeobox protein engrailed-1-B-like → MEEQKDQNSRDSTESDSASLSPNIPSPPILPHQAAQQAHRTTNFFIDNILRPDFGCKKDLGSRDRAQTSGRENVNPMAIRPSHNSSLCQDSNCSSDSTSSSSSSSPSSKQTSAKLVEGNGTTSARYGENTTSIMVVNANGGTSQAKESQPLMWPAWVYCTRYSDRPSSGPRTRKLKKKKSEKEDKRPRTAFTAEQLQRLKAEFQANRYITEQRRQSLAQELNLNESQIKIWFQNKRAKIKKATGYKNGLALQLMAQGLYNHSTTTVQEDKDDSE